A stretch of the Sulfitobacter indolifex genome encodes the following:
- a CDS encoding TRAP transporter small permease: MKTFSRRFGSVWLGISSVLLTGTFLAVLCQVFFRYIFSFPLGWTEEAARILLVTSVYAALPAAYVRGEHIIVDIFVNKFPTQLRHGYIYGLKAIVFWCASIWQSVRSSK, from the coding sequence ATGAAAACCTTTTCCAGACGCTTCGGAAGCGTCTGGCTCGGCATTTCCTCTGTTCTCCTTACGGGAACATTTTTAGCAGTGCTGTGCCAGGTCTTCTTCCGCTATATCTTCTCTTTCCCCCTTGGGTGGACCGAAGAAGCCGCTCGGATCCTCCTTGTCACCTCGGTCTATGCCGCGCTTCCTGCGGCCTATGTCCGAGGCGAACACATCATCGTCGATATTTTTGTAAACAAATTCCCGACACAGCTACGCCACGGCTACATTTACGGGCTGAAAGCCATTGTTTTTTGGTGTGCCTCTATCTGGCAATCGGTGCGGTCCTCCAAATGA